A part of Neoarius graeffei isolate fNeoGra1 chromosome 22, fNeoGra1.pri, whole genome shotgun sequence genomic DNA contains:
- the LOC132871039 gene encoding RNA-binding protein 25-like has translation MDAATKPPGLLQGKFIFKKLPNGDIDKAKVVCTLCNAELVYCRSSTSLKYHLNAKHPLANAADAGSSTETPGKSRRQTTLFECNRGKPVSAALSDKLTNLLAQWIATSCRPISVVEDDGLELVLQAATGDPSYKLPARRTIIRRIHDQYAAEKAAKDEKMQRAREKQRERETEKQRERNTESERETERAREKQRNRERETQRERETERRARERERNTEREREKQRERERERNRERETQRERETERDRNTERKRNRERETQREREKQRAREKQSERETESEKHRERERNRERERNRERERQKQRERNREREKQREKQRERETQREKQRERNRERDRNREKQREKQRERETQRERETEREKHREREKQRETETQRERETESEKHREREKHRERE, from the exons ATGGATGCAGCTACGAAGCCACCGGGTTTGCTTCAGGGAAAATTCATTTTTAAGAAGCTTCCCAATGGAGACATCGACAAGGCTAAGGTTGTTTGCACCTTATGCAATGCGGAATTAGTTTACTGTAGAAGTTCTACCAGTCTCAAGTACCACCTAAACGCAAAGCATCCCTTAGCTAATGCTGCTGATGCCGGGTCAAGCACTGAAACGCCGGGGAAGAGTCGCCGTCAAACTACTTTGTTTGAGTGCAACCGAGGCAAGCCCGTCAGCGCAGCTCTATCAGACAAGCTAACTAATCTTCTCGCTCAGTGGATTGCCACCAGCTGCCGGCCCATCAGCGTGGTTGAGGATGATGGGCTTGAGCTTGTTCTCCAGGCGGCCACAGGTGACCCATCTTACAAACTACCTGCGAGGCGAACTATCATTAGGAGAATACATGACCAGTATGCCGCAGAGAAAGCCGCAAAGGATGAGAAGATG cagagagcgagagagaaacagagagagagagaaacagagaaacagagagagagaaacacagagagcgagagagaaacagagagagcgagagagaaacagagaaacagagagagagaaacacagagagagagagaaacagagaga agagcgagagagagagagagaaacacagagagagagagagagaaacagagagagcgagagagagagagaaacagagagagagaaacacagagagagagagaaacagagagagacagaaacacagagagaaagagaaacagagagcgagaaacacagagagagagagagaaacagagagcgagagagaaacagagcgagagagaaacagagagcgagaaacacagagagagagagagaaacagagagcgagagagaaacagagaaagagagagacagaaacagagagagagaaacagagagagagagaaacagagagaaaaacagagagagagagaaacacagagagagaaacagagagagagaaacagagagagagacagaaacagagagaaacagagagagaaacagagagagagagaaacacagagagagagagaaacagagagagagaaacacagagagagagagaaacagagagagacagaaacacagagagaaagagaaacagagagcgagaaacacagagagagagagaaacacagagagagagag